In Huiozyma naganishii CBS 8797 chromosome 5, complete genome, the genomic window CATAAAGAAAACGCTAGATCCTGTATGGAACGAAAACGTTGATATCCCAGTTATTTCCAAGTCTAGAAGTCAAATCAGAATCAAAGTGCTTGACTGGGATCGGGCCGGTGCAAATGATTACCTGGGTGAAATCGCGTTGAATCTTCATTCAATCACTCAAAATAAGAAACAGAGTTGGGAAGAACCACTGAACACCCAAGGTACCTTGAGGTTTGACACCATTTTTGTACCTCAATACATCAAACCAGATGTTGAGTGTCTTGAAAAATCCAAGATGAACAATGCACCCATGAAGGCCATTGGCTCAGGTGCTAATGCAGTTACCGGTACTGCGGGTGCCGTTGTTGGTGTTGCCGCCGGCGGTGTTAAAGCCGGTAGTAAGCTATTCAAGCATATCGGGGGAGGTAGATTGAGACGCTCATCAGACAGAGGGGAAAGACCCGACGGAGAACCTACATTCAACAACCCATTTAGCAGACGCCGTTCTCGTGGCGGTAGCGTTGAAAGCAGCGCTGCAGTTACAGACACTCGCACTGAGAATCAGAGTATCGATGAAGAAGTCAATAATAATGACACTGAATCGACAGAAAATCGTCGCCTAGGAAATCCATTGAAGGCATTACGGCGCTCCCTTTCTCATAGTAGTGGATCCCCAGGCGATGTAGAGGGAGGAAGTGAGGATGTGCGTACGAAGGGATTTGCGATTCCAAATATAATTCCTCATCACAACCAAACTGCTGGCGATGCTACATCTCATGTCTCTGCAGTACCATCGAGCAGCAGTACCCAAAGCTACAAGGGCAGAATCTCCGTGTTGGCCGCCACCAACGTAGGGAAATACGTACAGGTAGTCGTCTCAGTAGTCCAGAAGGGTACCTCCACTCCGGTGTTGAAGACCCAAACCAAGAAGGCTTCAAAGGATGGTACAGCCTACTACCAGGCAGAAACTGCGCCCTTTGCTGCCTCGTCAAATGCTACTCTAGAGTTTACCGCGATCGAATCGAGGAAACTAGCCaaggacaaaaaaattgggTCTGCAAAGATTAGTTTATCGAACCCACACCTGCACGGTGGCGAGAAGGCAGCTGTTGACATCGCTCCAGGCCGTAtcatctttcaaattgaTCATGACGCATCATAATTCACGTATGTACATTCTACCTATGActttttgatcaattctATTTCCCACTTTATAATAATATCGTGACGGCAAAAACATCTGTACACCCAAACACCAATCCATTTGATTtaacaaaaaaacgaaaactggaaaaaaaacaaagctctgtttcttgtttggGTAAAACTACAATTTTCATGTTTTCCGCGAAACCTCACTCTCAGTGGGAGCCTGGAGGGTAGGAGGGTTTCCAGCCCGACGCTTGCTTCCACTCCCACTGGCCCTCCCTCTGGGCTTCCCCACTGGAGCACTCACTGAAGTCCCTACGCTGTGGGGACCCAGGCGGGGGAAGCGCACCGACTCGGTTTCCGGCTCAGGCGCTCGACGGTGAATTTATCAATATACACTGCGACCTGTTGTTAAACGCTAGTGAGTTTAACGATCTTAGCCAAACCGCAAGTCCGTCGAAACATAGTATCGAAATGAGCGCCCAAAAAGTATGTTATAATGTGGAAACTAGGGGGATGACAGATTGTTTGAGATTGGTGAGCTTTTATCAATAGAGCGACGTAACTGTGCAATTGAGATGCTGAAAATATTATAGATGTGGAATTTATGCTGGGATAGCGAACGGGAACCTAACGTCTAGGTTGCTAGTGAGATATGAACTGGTATGAAAGAGACGTTATAAAGCTAAGCACTGTTCCGATGTGTCAATCTAAAGTCTGATCCCCATTTGCATCATTTGATGACATGAATTATCTGTTTACTAACAATGACGaattattattattatccTCCCGATGATAACACAAtacttttcttttattAAATTAGGCCCCAAAGTGGTATCCATCTGAAGACATAAAGGCTCTAAAGAAGACCAGAAAGGCTTCGAGACCACAAAAGTTGCGTACCTCGCTAGTTCCAGGCACCGTTTTGATCTTGCTAGCTGGCCGTTTCAGAGGTAAGAGAGTCGTCTACTTGAAGCACTTGGAAGACAACACCCTATTGATCTCCGGTCCATTCAAGGTCAATGGTGTTCCTCTAAGAAGAGTCAATGCCCGTTACGTCATTGCCACCTCCACCAAGGTCCCAGTTGCTTCCGTCAACGTCGAGAAATTCAACGTCGAATACTTTGCCAGAGATGCCAAgttgtccaagaaggagaagaaggaggccAACTTGTTCCCAGAacaacagaagaaggaggtCAGTACCGAGAGAGTCCAAGAccaaaaaattgttgaCAAGGCTTTGTTGGCTGAAATCAAGAACACTCCATTGTTGAAGCAATACCtagcttcttctttctctttgaagagcgGTGACAAGCCTCACTTGCTAAAATTTTAAGTTAAGAACCCATTTTCTAAAGAAATTTAATTTGGTATTTAATACATAAAATCATATAACCGTTTCAATGGATTCTCCCTTATAAGAGTAACTTATAAACTCGCAACGTCAAGAGGTTGGTTGTTTTCGTTACTGCTGCATAAGCGAGCGAGAGTGCTACTAATACTTACTTTTGTGTATAGCAAAATTGTAGTTAGACGATACAATCTCTGATTTTTTGGGAACTACCATTAAATCAGAAGAAAGGTCCGTTTCAGCATTCCTAACACCACCTCGGCCCATCTTAAACCTGTTACCGCCCATTCCTATTACTTGACAAATTTGACGTATCAGACCAAATATTCAGTATAACAAAACAGAAAGGACATTAAAGTTTATTTAGTTGCTGGATTACATGGGAAATCAGTTTTTTGAATCTGTGAAGCGGCTCTCAGGAGGAAATTTACAGAAAATTTACCTTAGTCACGCAATCAAATATGCAAAACAGGTcaatgttgaaaaaaccaaaaaatgtAAATTACTATCCGATATAGTGTAACGGCTATCACATCACGCTTTCACCGTGGAGATCGGGGTTCGACTCCCCGTTTCGgagtttcttttttgccCACTTTTTACGCCACCGACCGAAGAAGTTCATATAGTATAGTATCCGTTATGCGGGTTGACTATACTAAAACTATtataatagtaataattCTCTGATTCTCTTGTATATGTGTAGTATATAGTTGTATACAAATGAATGGCGTAAAAAGAAGAGTCTCGAGTGGCAACTCGAGACTCTCAGAAGGGAAATAGGCCTGGTGCGGAAACCAATTCCTTCCCAGAAAAGATTCTGTTTTCGGGACGTGTTTTTCGCGTCTGTTTGGAAAGAATTGATCGCGGCAAAAAAAACGTTTTCCTTTACCCTGATGCAGTATTTTACTCTAAAGAGACGGAACATTGCACTTTATGTACCTTTCGTGTAGAACCTGTACTTCAAGCGTTGTCGGGGTCTATCAAGCTGGCCCTTCAGCAGCAGGTTTATACGACTGGTGAGAACATCTCCTAGAAGAAAGATCAGTTGAGTGACAATGTGGTGCTACTACGACTAATGCGACGAATATTCCCACAGGGGGGACACTTCAAGAGCATTTGTGTTTCTCTTAATTACACTTGATCTTATCATCTTAAGCTGTAGAAACTCTAGAGTAATTACGAGTCTTGAAAATGATGCAATATTGTGTTTAAGAGACATATAGAAAAAAGTTAGGAAAAGAAGCATGAGGTGAGGAATTCCAATTGGCAGAATATGTACTTCTCATGTATTTATTTCTGGAAAAATGTGCTGAATTCTAGGAACCCTTCTGTGGGAATATCTGATGTAAGAGAGACTAGCACACTAGTCTCTCGTAGATGAGCTGTTACGTAAAACGTAAGAAGAATGACAGCTTATTTGAGTAAAATATGAGTACACTGGGCccagaagagaagagagacaagTACATGAACTACCTGGCTCAACACTACCCCCTCGGGTTCCCACTGATGGACTTATTTACAAAGATCGGACACCCAGTTTGTAATTTCGTGTGGGGCAGGGCATCGCCAGGTCTCCACACTGGGGAGGATTGGCGTTAGCGGGCGACAGTCCAAACAAGACGTAACCGCGCATACATGCCGTTTAGTATACGGCCCCCATACTCTGCCTTCCTTCTTGTCACGTTCTATACGAACCACATACAGTAAGACCCACGGGGACATTCTCGAgaaattagggcttgggATCTGAAACCGGTATAAACCGCCTCTCACCTTCTCCGCACCACACCCGCCAGAGAGGGAAAACGCGCAGAGAACAGCAGCCCAAGCCCTAAAAGTACACTGGCCTCCCGCACAGCCATTTATCGGTCCAAAACAGGCAACAGCCACCGCCTGAGCACAAAAAAAGCAATGAACGATGACCTCCTCATTGTGTACGAAgagtggaaaaaaaagggaatTTTACAGCAGCTAAGAGACGCCCGGGGCGCCTACTAAGTCTACTAGTAGTTCCACTATACCCGAATACCTTTGATCAGAAGGTAATATCGCTTACACGGTATACCGGTCTTTGGTAAGCAGAgtggaaaagagagaacTTTTCACGCAGATTCCAGAATAGGTGAAAactctatatatacaaatatattttccatTGCTTAGGTACCACAgtgcatatatatatatatatatatttgaGTCTCTCTATTATCTGCAGGAACACAAGGCAACAGTGGTGACTTATTGTTCTCGTCGAGGGTGAAGGTGACTGATCTATACTTTCTGCTGAGGAGGTACCGCTTTAATTGaataatattcttttcGCGTCATCCATACTTTCGTCGTTGCATATAAGTGGCTTTCtcaacagttttttttcttcataCTGTCCTATTACCACGCGGAGATCGGAAACGCAGACAACACACGCACAAGCCACAAATGACATCCATAGTCAAGGATATAAGTAATGGTATGGTGCGGCCGTTTGCCAAGTTGTCGAAAACGTCGGCGAAGAACCCAATTCATACCATTTTATTCGTTCTTCTGTTTGCAACGTTCGCGTACGTTTCCGTCATTCAACACTACTTCAACGTGTTCCAATTGGAGTTCGGCGCAGGCTCATCCACGGCAGACCTATTGAAAGGTTGCACGAATTATTACAGAGACGCATCAACCCGTAACAACTGGGTACAAGTGACCCACGACGATGACTCTGAAAAATTGTCACAGTACGCTCACTACTACTTGTTCGATTTGAATTTCGTAACGAAAAACAGTAGTTGTTCTTTACCAAACATCAATGGCACTGTGTTCGAATCAGGGAGTACCAAGTACGTCCTAAGAGATTCCCCTTACTTGTCCGATTCCGAATTCACAAGAGCTACCGCAGACGGGACGAAATGGAGACTAGTCTCCACGGGGGgtgatttcttcaaaactATGTtaaaactgttcaaagaactgtACTACGCTACGTTCAACCACATCAACCAGTCTGACCCATTCGACCTCATGATCATCGTCGTAGCATACTCGACGATGATCTATACGTTTGTCTCCTTGTTCAATGATATGAGAAGGAAGGGCGGTTCCAAGTTTTGGTTGACCTTTGCCACGATCGCGAACTCTGCGTGTTCCCTGTTCTTAGCATTGTACATCTCACAGTGTATTTTAAAGGCGTACGTCCCGATTTTGAGTTTACTGATCGGGTTGCCCTTCATTGTTGTCATAATCGGCTTCAGAAACCAACTCAAATTGACCGTCAACGCATTGAAGAGAACAGAAGTCAGCGACATGTCCAGAATGATCACCCCAGAACAAGTGGTCCACGACGCTATGCTACAAGAGGGTTCTAGGCTTCTGCAGGACGACtctctgtttttgtttgcCTTTGCTGGTTGCTCCATCTACGCGAAAAACTTACCAGCACTAAGAAATTTCGCCATTCTTTGCTCCCTGATTGCCGTCTTAGATGTCCTTCTTACATCTACTTTTTACTCTGCTGTTTTGTCCTTGAAACTTGAGATCAACACCATTTACAGGTCCACAATTATCAAACAAACTTTAGAGGAGGACGGTGTCGTCCCCACTACGGCAGAAATCATCTCATTGACAAAGGAAAATTTCGGCAGTGAGAACGCCAAGCTTTTAGCACAGAACCAAACGGGGATACTGATTGCAAAATTGTCCATTATCTTGCtgattttcttcatcaacttcTACAACTTTGGCATCAACTGGTTATCATCTTCCAATAGCCTCTTCCCATTTTACAACTGGTCCAGTGCCACTTTGGGGAATGGGTTAGATCTACCTGAGTTTATCAAAGCTGCCCAGACTTCTTTGTCAAACGAACCTGTGGTTATCTCCATCGCCCCTGTAAGATACTATCAACAGACAAGAGTCCTGCACCATATCACAGATGGTCTTTCTGAATCATTGCATTATTTGAGCAGAGTTATTAGAGACAGGTTCGTCAGTAAAATGGTGTTCACTCTTTTGCTCATTAGCGCATCCATCAACATCTATTTGTTGAACGCTGCAAGAATCCATACTCATTACACTTGGGGACAATTGgtcaagaaaaagaacgCTATTTTGGAGGCTGCAACGAACGCTGTTTCTGCAGCCACCTCGGGCACGTCAACTCCAGCTCCTGCCACTGTACCAGAGGCGGGTAGAAACACTCCACCGGCTTGTCAAGGttccaagaaatcgaaaaagaagagcaagaaatccaagtccttaacaacaacaacagatgGGAAGGACGAAAAAACTACCGTTGCCAAACCACCACAAAAGAGACTTTTGACTGAACTGGAGGCTATCATGAAGGAAGGGAACACACACACGTTGGAAAACGAGGAGGTTACCGAATTGGTTACTAACAATAACTATCCCCTGTGTGCCTTGGAAAAACAACTGAAAGACACAACTAGGGCTGTTTTGATCCGTCGTCAAGCACTATCCATCCTTGCAGATTCTCCAGTGTTAGCAACCGAGAGACTACCTTACCAACATTACGACTACGACCGTGTCTTCGGTGCCTGTTGCGAAAATGTCATTGGG contains:
- the RPL6A gene encoding 60S ribosomal protein eL6 (similar to Saccharomyces cerevisiae RPL6B (YLR448W) and RPL6A (YML073C); ancestral locus Anc_4.341), which encodes MSAQKAPKWYPSEDIKALKKTRKASRPQKLRTSLVPGTVLILLAGRFRGKRVVYLKHLEDNTLLISGPFKVNGVPLRRVNARYVIATSTKVPVASVNVEKFNVEYFARDAKLSKKEKKEANLFPEQQKKEVSTERVQDQKIVDKALLAEIKNTPLLKQYLASSFSLKSGDKPHLLKF
- the HMG1 gene encoding hydroxymethylglutaryl-CoA reductase (NADPH) HMG1 (similar to Saccharomyces cerevisiae HMG2 (YLR450W) and HMG1 (YML075C); ancestral locus Anc_4.343), translated to MTSIVKDISNGMVRPFAKLSKTSAKNPIHTILFVLLFATFAYVSVIQHYFNVFQLEFGAGSSTADLLKGCTNYYRDASTRNNWVQVTHDDDSEKLSQYAHYYLFDLNFVTKNSSCSLPNINGTVFESGSTKYVLRDSPYLSDSEFTRATADGTKWRLVSTGGDFFKTMLKLFKELYYATFNHINQSDPFDLMIIVVAYSTMIYTFVSLFNDMRRKGGSKFWLTFATIANSACSLFLALYISQCILKAYVPILSLLIGLPFIVVIIGFRNQLKLTVNALKRTEVSDMSRMITPEQVVHDAMLQEGSRLLQDDSLFLFAFAGCSIYAKNLPALRNFAILCSLIAVLDVLLTSTFYSAVLSLKLEINTIYRSTIIKQTLEEDGVVPTTAEIISLTKENFGSENAKLLAQNQTGILIAKLSIILLIFFINFYNFGINWLSSSNSLFPFYNWSSATLGNGLDLPEFIKAAQTSLSNEPVVISIAPVRYYQQTRVLHHITDGLSESLHYLSRVIRDRFVSKMVFTLLLISASINIYLLNAARIHTHYTWGQLVKKKNAILEAATNAVSAATSGTSTPAPATVPEAGRNTPPACQGSKKSKKKSKKSKSLTTTTDGKDEKTTVAKPPQKRLLTELEAIMKEGNTHTLENEEVTELVTNNNYPLCALEKQLKDTTRAVLIRRQALSILADSPVLATERLPYQHYDYDRVFGACCENVIGFMPLPVGIIGPLLIDGESVHIPMATTEGCLVASAMRGCKAINAGGGAVTVLTKDGMTRGPCVRFPSLMRSGACKIWLDSVEGQDMVKKAFNSTSRFARLQHIQTAIAGDLLFIRFRTTTGDAMGMNMISKGVEFCLSQMVEEFGWEDMEIVSVSGNYCTDKKPAAINWIEGRGKSVVAEATIPGEVVRKVLKSDVKALVELNIAKNLIGSAMAGSVGGFNAHAANLLTAVFLAVGQDPAQNVESSNCMTLMREVDGDLRISVSMPCIEVGTIGGGTVLEPQGAMLDLLGVRGPHPTHPGENARKLARIVACAVMAGELSLCSALAAGHLVQSHMTHNRGKKAEPASTVPPAAIEPLKQTPEDLQCLKEGAQICIKS